In Canis lupus baileyi chromosome X, mCanLup2.hap1, whole genome shotgun sequence, one DNA window encodes the following:
- the BEX4 gene encoding protein BEX4, with protein sequence MASKEKQVVKSVNMESAQQENEEQSSVQNEEGSCNSKGSEGQKNGRNVKLGRMRRLVPNFRWAIPNKNIDHNEMGDDVEKFVGQMMEIRRKTKEQQMRHHKRFQTPEPDNHYDFCLIP encoded by the coding sequence ATGGCGTCCAAAGAGAAACAAGTGGTGAAAAGTGTCAACATGGAAAGTGCCCAGCAGGAAAACGAAGAACAGAGCTCTGTGCAGAATGAAGAGGGATCATGCAATTCGAAAGGGAGTGAAGGCCAGAAGAATGGAAGAAATGTTAAGCTGGGGCGAATGAGACGACTTGTCCCTAATTTTCGATGGGCCATACCTAACAAGAATATTGATCACAATGAAATGGGAGATGATGTGGAAAAGTTCGTAGGGCAAATGATGGAGATCAGGAGAAAGACTAAAGAGCAGCAAATGAGGCATCATAAGCGCTTCCAAACTCCTGAACCTGATAATCATTATGACTTTTGCCTTATACCGTGA